In one Musa acuminata AAA Group cultivar baxijiao chromosome BXJ2-5, Cavendish_Baxijiao_AAA, whole genome shotgun sequence genomic region, the following are encoded:
- the LOC135612835 gene encoding GATA transcription factor 2-like produces the protein MARKQAMTLDMDFGMKTPASSYSASLATVAPQQDAAAPAYPYGLPPAVDALRVTDVLDFSGRDLFPSAFGADTHFFTAGGTAETDSSFDLYVPSEEAAELEWLSQFVEDSFSDVPYQYTGLTTPASDKQLLVDQRIAGDNQLGVDQCVARYAARSKRSRSSNPTTVWSSLTPPPQSSPSSSSSSSSDFPPSQPDSIGIKCISSRGGGSNGGSRGKKSGWGVGAEGGVRRCMHCASEKTPQWRTGPLGPKTLCNACGVRYKSGRLLPEYRPVASPAFVFTQHSNSHRKVMEIRRQKELLLRHHKNQPPASAVAAANRPELLDGNDVC, from the exons ATGGCGCGGAAGCAAGCGATGACGCTGGATATGGACTTCGGAATGAAAACGCCAGCTTCCTCCTACTCTGCTTCATTAGCTACTGTTGCACCGCAGCAAGATGCTGCTGCTCCAGCTTATCCTTACGGCCTTCCACCCGCCGTTGACGCTCTCCGCGTCACCGACGTCCTCGACTTCTCCGGCCGCGATCTCTTCCCCTCAGCTTTTGGTGCTGACACCCACTTCTTTACTGCCGGTGGAACTGCAGAAACAGACTCATCTTTCGACCTCTACGTTCCG AGCGAGGAGGCGGCGGAGCTGGAATGGCTGTCGCAGTTCGTGGAGGACTCTTTCTCTGACGTCCCTTACCAGTACACCGGCCTTACCACCCCCGCCAGCGACAAGCAGCTCTTAGTGGACCAACGCATTGCCGGTGACAACCAGCTAGGCGTGGACCAATGCGTTGCACGTTACGCAGCGAGAAGCAAGCGGTCCAGGAGCAGCAATCCTACCACGGTTTGGTCCTCGTTAACGCCACCACCGCAGTCCTCGCcgtcgtcctcgtcctcgtcctcttctGATTTCCCACCTTCCCAACCTGATTCCATCGGTATTAAGTGTATTAGCAGCAGAGGCGGCGGCAGTAATGGCGGTAGTAGAGGAAAGAAAAGCGGATGGGGCGTCGGAGCGGAGGGCGGAGTGCGACGGTGCATGCACTGCGCATCGGAGAAGACGCCGCAGTGGCGGACGGGGCCACTGGGGCCGAAGACGCTGTGCAACGCGTGCGGGGTGAGGTACAAGTCCGGGCGGCTCCTACCGGAGTACCGACCGGTGGCCAGTCCAGCCTTCGTGTTCACCCAGCACTCCAACTCCCATCGCAAGGTCATGGAGATCCGCCGCCAGAAGGAGCTCCTCCTCCGCCATCACAAGAACCAACCGCCCGCCTCTGCGGTTGCCGCTGCCAACAGGCCAGAGCTTCTGGACGGCAACGATGTCTGCTGA
- the LOC135611586 gene encoding zinc finger protein ZAT4-like, with product MAMVMDQQQPEQQQQQPQTYKHYCRICKKGFGCGRALGGHMRAHGIIDNAMGGQAYADGDASGCGGSDWDDKLNGSTDAGTKRMYALRTNPNRLKSCRICENCGKEFLSWKSFLEHGKCSSDEEGDESLLPSPRSEGEDDLVGQKGCAGWSKGKRSRRKVVLSEEEDLANCLVMLSAARVEPVTVTETEESCASASKEDDHRRQQAFTIGPATDTAKAPAFASPPLPSAPRGTFECKACKKVFSSHQALGGHRASHKKVKGCFAAKLDALDEAPPDEEVITHDKCSSEMVASMSMAIVPFENTTGPLAVAPLKKKSKVHECSICHRVFTSGQALGGHKRCHWITSNSPDPGLKLHPMPDHTNLHRQLTLRSMFEASSSEPLDLNMPAPVDDIARTRRDIGSSLRLEMPAAIYLRSWIDRGNTTSKHRATSSSDKNNENTNGHSKDNNTEMSSFNVDDEADRKVKLAKLSDLKDVNMGGESSPWLQVGIGSSATEGSEA from the coding sequence atGGCTATGGTGATGGACCAGCAACAAccagaacagcagcagcagcagccacagACCTACAAGCACTACTGCCGGATCTGCAAAAAGGGCTTCGGCTGCGGTCGTGCCCTCGGCGGCCACATGCGCGCCCATGGGATCATCGACAACGCGATGGGCGGCCAGGCCTACGCCGACGGTGACGCCTCCGGCTGCGGCGGCTCGGATTGGGACGACAAGCTGAACGGCTCCACGGACGCCGGCACCAAGCGGATGTATGCGCTTCGCACCAATCCCAACCGCCTCAAGAGCTGCCGCATCTGCGAGAACTGCGGCAAGGAGTTCCTGTCGTGGAAGTCCTTCCTAGAGCACGGCAAGTGCAGCTCCGATGAGGAGGGCGACGAGTCGCTGCTCCCGTCGCCGAGGTCCGAGGGGGAGGACGATCTCGTCGGCCAGAAGGGATGCGCCGGTTGGTCCAAGGGTAAGCGGTCTCGGCGGAAGGTGGTCTTGAGCGAAGAGGAAGACCTCGCGAACTGCTTGGTGATGCTGTCCGCTGCCCGTGTCGAACCGGTGACCGTCACCGAGACCGAGGAGTCGTGCGCGTCCGCGAGCAAGGAGGATGATCACCGGCGGCAGCAAGCGTTCACGATTGGGCCGGCGACGGACACGGCTAAGGCTCCTGCGTTTGCATCACCACCTCTGCCGAGCGCTCCCAGGGGAACGTTCGAGTGCAAGGCCTGCAAGAAGGTGTTCAGCTCGCACCAAGCACTGGGTGGCCACAGGGCCAGCCACAAGAAGGTGAAAGGGTGTTTCGCCGCCAAGCTCGACGCCCTCGACGAGGCCCCGCCCGACGAAGAGGTCATCACTCACGATAAGTGCAGCAGCGAAATGGTCGCGTCGATGTCCATGGCGATCGTGCCGTTTGAGAACACGACTGGTCCCTTGGCCGTCGCCCCTCTCAAGAAGAAGTCCAAGGTGCACGAGTGCTCGATATGCCACCGCGTGTTCACGTCCGGGCAGGCATTGGGCGGGCACAAGCGGTGCCACTGGATCACGTCGAACTCGCCGGACCCCGGCCTGAAGCTCCACCCCATGCCCGACCACACTAACCTCCATCGCCAGCTAACGCTTAGATCAATGTTCGAGGCTTCCAGCTCGGAGCCGCTCGATCTCAATATGCCTGCGCCCGTCGACGACATTGCCAGGACCAGGAGGGATATTGGGAGTTCACTGCGGCTCGAAATGCCTGCAGCGATCTACTTACGCTCATGGATCGATCGTGGCAACACGACGAGTAAACACAGAGCCACCAGCAGCAGCGACAAGAACAATGAGAACACAAACGGTCACAGCAAGGACAACAACACTGAGATGTCTAGCTTCAATGTCGATGACGAAGCGGACAGGAAGGTGAAGCTAGCAAAGTTGAGTGATCTCAAGGACGTCAACATGGGAGGGGAGAGCTCTCCTTGGTTGCAGGTGGGAATTGGTTCGTCGGCCACCGAGGGCAGTGAGGCATGA
- the LOC135611585 gene encoding peroxisomal membrane protein 11-4-like, giving the protein MSYISTLDEALGYVFFVIMDFILIKKASQEQKRLKETAGDDKDEIQKIRVDIVTRVMVVAANVADFVIAVACIEPNPYCNNAVTLGISGLVSAWAGWYSSLPSQRIIETSSFTTIQEFLSWHDG; this is encoded by the coding sequence ATGAGCTACATCTCGACCTTGGACGAGGCGCTGGGCTACGTGTTCTTCGTCATCATGGACTTCATCCTCATCAAGAAGGCGTCGCAGGAGCAGAAAAGACTAAAGGAAACTGCAGGTGACGATAAGGACGAGATACAAAAGATCAGAGTTGACATAGTGACGAGGGTGATGGTGGTGGCTGCCAACGTCGCCGATTTCGTCATTGCGGTGGCTTGCATCGAGCCGAATCCTTACTGCAACAATGCAGTAACGTTAGGGATTAGTGGATTGGTCTCAGCTTGGGCAGGTTGGTACAGCAGCTTGCCATCACAAAGAATTATAGAGACTTCATCTTTCACCACGATTCAAGAGTTCTTATCATGGCATGACGGATAA
- the LOC135612834 gene encoding putative glucuronosyltransferase PGSIP8 → MEIKLRLGLLAALLLALAAAAAEATTTERRRRHAYAAMMYMGTPRDYEFYVATRVMMRSLARLHVEADLVVIASVDVPVRWAQTLQEEDGVKVIRVENLKNPYENQQNFNTRFKLTLNKLYAWSLISYDRVVMLDSDNIFLQRTDELFQCGQFCAVFINPCIFHTGLFVLQPSMDVFKNMLHELETGHENPDGADQGFLASYFPDLLDRPMFHPPTNGTKLYGTYRLPLGYQMDASYYYLKLRWSIPCGPNSVITFPSAPWLKPWYWWSWPVLPLGLSWHERRRKNLGYGSELPILLIQAVMYIGIIAVTRLARPSLSKLCYNRRPEKIIAILHSTLKVAALWSIFAAYTVPFFLIPRTVHPLLGWPIYVLGVASLSSIVINVFLLPPLPVLTVLLGILGSLFVMAFPWYSDGVIRALVVFAYAFSCAPFAWASLMKVIGSLQNLLEREAFFPRLGESPQLSEFNKLY, encoded by the exons ATGGAAATCAAGTTGCGACTGGGGTTACTTGCGGCGCTGCTTTTGGCGCTAGCAGCGGCTGCGGCGGAGGCGACGACGACAGAGAGGCGGCGGCGGCACGCGTACGCGGCGATGATGTACATGGGGACACCCAGAGACTACGAGTTCTACGTGGCGACGAGGGTGATGATGAGGTCCCTCGCGAGGCTCCACGTCGAGGCCGATCTCGTCGTCATCGCCTCCGTCGACGTCCCCGTCCGATGGGCCCAAACCTT GCAAGAGGAGGATGGGGTGAAGGTGATTAGAGTCGAGAACTTGAAGAACCCGTATGAAAATCAACAAAACTTCAACACCAGATTCAAGTTGACATTGAACAAACTTTATGCATGGAGTCTAATTTCGTATGATCGAGTTGTTATGCTCGACTCCGATAACATTTTCCTCCAACGTACCGATGAGCTTTTCCAATGCGGCCAATTTTGTGCTGTTTTCATCAACCCATGCATCTTTCATACTGGACTTTTCGTTCTTCAG CCTTCAATGGATGTTTTCAAGAACATGCTTCATGAGCTAGAAACTGGACATGAGAACCCAGATGGTGCAGATCAAGGCTTCCTGGCAAGCTATTTTCCTGACTTGCTTGATCGTCCAATGTTCCATCCACCTACCAATGGTACCAAGCTTTATGGTACCTATCGCCTTCCTTTGGGATACCAGATGGATGCTTCATATTACT ATCTAAAGCTCCGATGGAGCATACCATGTGGACCAAATAGTGTGATCACATTCCCAAGTGCCCCATGGTTAAAACCTTGGTACTGGTGGTCTTGGCCTGTTTTACCATTGGGCCTTTCATGGCATGAGCGACGTCGAAAGAATCTCGG GTATGGTTCAGAGCTACCAATATTGCTGATCCAAGCAGTGATGTATATTGGAATCATAGCAGTTACCCGGTTGGCACGACCAAGCTTGTCAAAGCTGTGTTATAATCGGCGTCCAGAGAAGATCATCGCAATATTGCATAGCACGCTCAAGGTAGCAGCATTGTGGTCCATATTCGCTGCATACACGGTACCTTTTTTCCTCATCCCACGTACAGTGCATCCACTCTTAGGTTGGCCCATTTATGTGCTCGGAGTTGCTTCTCTTTCTTCAATCGTTATCAATGTCTTCCTTCTGCCACCTCTACCGGTCCTCACAGTGTTACTGGGAATCTTGGGTTCACTGTTTGTGATGGCATTCCCTTGGTATTCTGATGGTGTTATTAGGGCTTTGGTGGTGTTTGCTTATGCCTTCAGCTGTGCTCCGTTCGCATGGGCATCTTTGATGAAAGTGATAGGCTCCTTGCAGAACCTACTTGAGAGGGAGGCCTTCTTTCCAAGACTGGGAGAGTCCCCACAACTGTCTGAGTTCAACAAACTGTATTAA
- the LOC135612833 gene encoding bifunctional adenosine 5'-phosphosulfate phosphorylase/adenylylsulfatase HINT4-like, with the protein MAAAAGRPPCLFCQIARGSTSTDLHYADEMVVAFRDINPSAVRHYLVIPVEHIPTVKHLQRKTEDYHLVNHMLNVGKTLLARDAPESMCSRFGFHQPPFNSIDHLHLHCLALPFTPRWRQVKYTTLGPFWGFIEAEKLLDKIRPFSKVTS; encoded by the exons ATGGCCGCGGCTGCAGGGCGGCCGCCGTGCTTATTCTGTCAGATTGCACGGGGCTCCACCTCCACCGATCTCCACTACGCC GATGAGATGGTTGTCGCGTTCCGTGACATCAATCCGTCCGCCGTCAG GCATTATCTGGTTATACCTGTTGAGCACATACCTACTGTCAAGCATCTCCAGAGAAAAACAGAAGATTATCATTTAG TTAATCACATGTTGAACGTGGGGAAAACCCTTTTGGCCAGAGATGCACCTGAATCAATGTGTTCTAG ATTTGGTTTCCATCAGCCCCCATTTAATAGTATTGATCATCTCCATCTTCACTGTCTGGCATTACCATTCACACCAAG GTGGAGACAAGTGAAATATACAACTCTGGGTCCTTTCTGGGGGTTCATAGAGGCTGAGAAATTATTGGACAAGATAAGGCCATTCTCGAAAGTGACCTCATAG